A part of Novipirellula artificiosorum genomic DNA contains:
- a CDS encoding inositol monophosphatase family protein, with protein sequence MDQEHLDVALRAAKAGAVELMARRDDRVVREKAPKDLVTDADLAAQQAIRSILMDCFPGYAFVGEEEGENEPPNSVRQGEIDAPPCWVVDPLDGTVNYVHRLQSFAVSIGLYAAGKMRLGVIYDPVCDEMFTAIDGQGARVNGRSIRVSACEEIGEGLFSCSFPAGIESDAPEVRQFIRVLGQCRSLRRLGSCALNMCYVAAGRLDGYWATSVQPWDAAAGIVIAREAGATLTQVDGASLDDWSPKFCLTASQKLHQSMLDLLA encoded by the coding sequence ATGGACCAAGAGCACTTGGATGTGGCGCTCCGGGCAGCAAAAGCCGGAGCGGTGGAATTGATGGCCCGACGCGATGATCGCGTCGTCCGCGAAAAGGCCCCGAAAGATCTCGTTACCGACGCGGACCTCGCCGCCCAACAAGCGATCCGGTCGATTCTGATGGACTGTTTTCCTGGGTACGCGTTCGTCGGTGAAGAAGAAGGCGAAAATGAACCGCCGAACTCCGTGCGTCAAGGAGAGATCGATGCGCCACCGTGTTGGGTGGTGGATCCGCTAGACGGGACCGTGAACTACGTGCATCGATTGCAAAGTTTTGCGGTGTCCATCGGCTTGTACGCGGCTGGCAAAATGCGACTCGGCGTGATCTACGATCCGGTTTGTGACGAGATGTTCACGGCCATCGATGGTCAGGGAGCCCGTGTCAACGGTCGATCGATCCGGGTCAGTGCTTGCGAAGAGATCGGCGAAGGTTTGTTCTCCTGCAGTTTTCCGGCGGGTATTGAAAGCGATGCACCGGAGGTCCGGCAATTTATCCGGGTGCTTGGGCAGTGCCGGTCGCTGCGCCGGCTTGGATCCTGTGCACTTAACATGTGCTACGTTGCCGCCGGACGATTGGACGGCTATTGGGCAACGAGTGTCCAGCCCTGGGATGCCGCGGCGGGGATCGTGATCGCACGTGAGGCTGGCGCGACGTTGACGCAAGTCGACGGGGCTTCACTTGACGATTGGTCACCCAAATTCTGTTTAACGGCGTCCCAAAAACTACACCAATCGATGCTTGATTTGCTTGCCTGA
- a CDS encoding serine/threonine protein kinase, translated as MQSTTRYEPNPTITLHGSTQTNTDAELVRRYDDLLSKRKVSWTGHHHLLRLLGRGGQGEVYLTEYRGTDGFTVPVAMKVFSPERYADSRSYEEAMARVATIAARVALIQHDNLLDVQNFFERHRIRIMMMEWVDGYDLRQLVSPQCLELLEHHVSQRRWRYINEVILTEGPDQSRFKAGVAVAIVRECLASLAALHRENIVHGDVKPANIMLKRSGHTKLIDMGSAFDYTDPPRDSECTPIYAAPEVLENNQVTPRSDLASVGYVLIELLSGTNPFSGKESLRQLLQAKRELPSRLHTVLPEDVLRNELLMNFLLGLIAPDPNRRFPSAEAAEHVEQGAAAFHRQLIRSDMATEYDNDIRVWLEELRQLESFEH; from the coding sequence ATGCAGTCGACAACGCGATACGAACCCAATCCGACGATCACGCTTCACGGCTCGACGCAGACCAACACGGATGCCGAGTTGGTGCGGCGTTATGACGATTTGTTGAGCAAACGAAAGGTCAGTTGGACGGGGCACCACCACCTGTTGCGCCTGCTCGGCCGCGGCGGCCAGGGTGAAGTTTATTTGACGGAATACCGGGGAACCGACGGTTTCACGGTTCCCGTGGCCATGAAAGTCTTTTCACCCGAGCGCTATGCGGATAGCCGATCGTACGAAGAGGCGATGGCGCGTGTCGCCACGATCGCCGCTCGCGTGGCTTTGATCCAGCACGACAACCTGTTGGATGTCCAGAATTTTTTCGAGCGTCACCGAATCCGTATCATGATGATGGAATGGGTGGATGGCTACGATTTGCGGCAACTCGTTTCGCCCCAGTGCTTGGAATTGCTTGAACACCATGTCAGTCAGCGGCGTTGGCGTTACATCAACGAAGTCATTTTGACCGAAGGTCCCGATCAGTCACGATTCAAGGCGGGGGTTGCCGTTGCGATCGTTCGCGAGTGTTTGGCGTCGCTGGCGGCACTGCACCGCGAGAACATCGTCCATGGGGATGTGAAGCCAGCCAATATCATGTTGAAGCGTTCGGGGCACACCAAATTGATTGATATGGGGTCCGCATTTGACTACACCGATCCACCACGTGATAGCGAATGCACTCCGATCTATGCGGCGCCAGAAGTGTTGGAGAACAACCAAGTCACTCCGCGCAGCGACCTTGCCAGTGTCGGCTATGTTTTGATTGAATTGCTCAGCGGAACGAATCCTTTCTCTGGCAAAGAGAGTTTGCGGCAATTGCTGCAGGCAAAACGCGAGTTGCCTTCGCGGTTACATACGGTGTTGCCGGAGGACGTGCTGCGCAACGAGTTGTTGATGAATTTTTTGTTGGGATTGATTGCACCGGATCCCAATCGGCGGTTCCCCAGTGCGGAAGCGGCCGAGCATGTGGAACAAGGTGCCGCGGCCTTTCATCGGCAATTGATTCGCAGTGACATGGCGACGGAGTACGACAATGACATTCGCGTTTGGCTCGAAGAACTCCGGCAATTAGAAAGCTTTGAACACTGA